In Strix uralensis isolate ZFMK-TIS-50842 chromosome 10, bStrUra1, whole genome shotgun sequence, a single window of DNA contains:
- the BRK1 gene encoding protein BRICK1 — MSVQEDPVQREIHQDWANREYIEVITSSIKKIADFLNSFDMSCRSRLATLNEKLTALERRIEYIEARVTKGETLT; from the exons aTGTCGGTGCAGGAGGACCCGGTGCAGCGGGAGATCCACCAGGACTGGGCCAACCGCGAGTACATCGAGGTGATCACCAGCTCCATCAAGAAGATCGCGGACTTCCTCAACTCCTTCG ACATGTCGTGCCGGTCCCGGCTGGCCACCCTGAACGAGAAGCTGACGGCGCTGGAGCGCAGGATCGAGTACATCGAGGCCCGG GTCACCAAGGGCGAGACGCTGACATAG